CGCGCTTGAAGGAGAGCGGATACATCGGATCGATGATGATGCGGGGCAGGCGCGAGGTGTCGAGCATGCCTTCCTCGATGTCGAACTCCCAGGTGCGGTTCTGCTGCGCCATCAGCAGGCGCTGGAGCTTGTTGGCGAGGCGCGAGACCACGCCCGACATCGCCTGGAGCTGCTGGTCGAGGAAATTGCGCAGCCGCGACAATTCCTCGGCGTCGCACAGCTCGTCCGCCTCGACCTCCTCGTCGAACTGGAAGGTGTGGACCTTGTAGCCCCAATCGTCCTTGTGGGCGAAGGGCTGTTCGGGCCGCTGCGGCTTCATCCCGTCTTCGGGCTCGGCCGCGTCCGACATCTCGTCGGTCTGCTCGGCGCGCATCTCGGCGGAGGAATCCTCGCTTTCCTCGCCCTCCGATTCCTGCATGTCGGCTTCGGCGGTTTCCGTCTGGGCGTCGGAATCCTGCTCCTCGCCTTCCTGTTCCTGGTTCTCGGCGTTCTCGCCCTCGCCGGTGTCGTCGGAGGATTCGTCGGCGTCGAATTCGTCGGAGAGCTTCAGGTCCTTCAGGATCGTGCGCGTCAGCTTGGCGAATTGCGCCTGGTCGCGCAGCGAGTTCTCCAGCCTGGCGAGGTCCTTGCCGGCATGCTCCTCGATGAAGGGCCGCCACAATTCGACGGCGTTCTTGAGCACCTCCGGCGGCTTCTCGCCGGTCAGCTTCTCGCGCACCATCAGGCCGACGACGTCGGCGATGTTCGCGTCGGCCCGCACCCGCGCCTTGCCGAGGCCGCGCTGCACCAGCCGCTGTTCGAGCTGCGCCGTCAGATTGTTCGCCACGCCCTTCATGGCGAGCGATCCGATGGCTTCGACGCGCGCCTGCTCGGCGGCTTCGAACACCGCGGCGGCATCGGCCGATTGCGGGCGGAACTGGTCGTGGATCTTGTCGACGTGATGGGCCCGGCGCAGCGCATAGGCGTCGCCGGCGCCGCGCACGATGGCGACCTCGTTCGGCGGCAGGTTGCGCGACGGCAGGGGCAGCCGCGCCTTCAGGCCGCGCAGCGCCGGCGGTTCGGCGCTGAACGTGACCTCCATCTCCGGCTCGCCCGACAGCGCCCGCACCGAGGCGGTGACGGCGCGCTTGAACGGCTCGGAGGGATTTTCGGGTTTGGACATGCCTAGTCGAACCAACCATGGTTGTCATCGCCCGCGGTCCGTAGCGGCAGCGTACGGACGGGCGACCCAGGTGACACCGCCGCGACGGTGCAGATTTCAACTGGGTGGCCCGCATTCGCGGGCCATGACACCTTTTGTGTCACGTCACCAGCACCTTCGCCGCGCTTTCCGGCAGGTCCTCGCCGAAGCAGCGCTGGTAGAACTCCGCCACGCTGGCGCGTTCGAGCTCGTCGCATTTGTTCAGGAAGGTCAGCCGGAAGGCGAAACCGATATCGTTGAAGATCTCGGCGTTCTCCGCCCAGGTGATCACGGTGCGCGGGCTCATCACGGTCGAAAGGTCGCCGTTGATGAAGGCGTTGCGCGTCATGTCGGCGACGCGGACCATGGCCGCGATCTGCTTCTTCTTCTCGGGCGTCGCCGCATAGGACGGCACCTTGGCCAGCACGATCTCCTGCTCGGCATCGTGGCTGAGATAGTTGAGCGTGGTGACGATGCTCCAGCGGTCCATCTGGCCCTGGTTGATCTGCTGCGTGCCGTGATAGAGGCCGGTGGTGTCGCCGAGCCCGATCGTGTTCGTCGTCGAGAACAGGCGGAACGCCGGATGCGGCCGGATCACCTTGTTCTGGTCGAGCAGCGTCAGCTTGCCCTGGACCTCCAGCACGCGCTGGATGACGAACATCACGTCCGGCCGGCCGGCGTCGTATTCGTCGAAGGTCAGCGCCACGGGATGCTGCAGGCACCACGGCAGCAGGCCCTCGCGGAACTCGGTGATCTGCTTGCCGTCCTTCAGGACGATGGCGTCCTTGCCGATCAGATCGATGCGGCTGATATGGCTGTCGAGGTTGATGCGGATGCACGGCCAGTTGAGCCGCGACGCCACCTGCTCGATATGGGTGGACTTGCCGGTGCCGTGATAGCCCTGGATCATCACGCGCCGGTTGAAGGCAAAGCCCGCCAGGATCGCGAGCGTCGTCTCGCGGTCGAAGCGGTAGGCCGGGTCGCGGTCCGGCACATAGGACGTCGTGGTCTTGAAGCCCTTGATCTTCATCCTGGTGTCGATGCCGAACGTGGCCTTCACGTCGACATCCACGTCGGGCATCATCGCGGCGTCGAGTTCCTGTTGTTCCGTCATGTCCTGGTATCCGGCTCTAGATTCTTGGACGCGCGCCGGATGAGGGGAGGGCGTTGGAAGGAGCCCTCGTTAGGTCAGCCCGGAGGCGCGCAACACGCCATAGGCCTTGATAACCTGCTTCAGACGCTCCTCGGCGCCCCGATCGCCGCCGTTCGCGTCGGGATGAAACCGCTTCACAAGTTCCTTATACCGCGCCTTGATCTCTAGCAAGGTGGCGGAATGCGCCAGCTGCAGGGTGTCCAGGGACTGCATCTGCAGCCGCGTCAGGGTGCGCTCCGGGCGGCGGATATGCGGCTTGGAATCGGCGTCATCCTCGAACTGGCCGTAATTGTCGTCCACCGTGAAGGCGCCGAACGGATTTTGCATACGGGCCGCGCGTTTGCCGAGCGGCCAGGTCGGGCGATGGCCGGTGATGGCGTCGTTGCGGAAGGATTCGATGGCTTTCTCGTCCATGCCGGCGAAGAAGTCCCACGACTCGTTGTGCTCGCGGGCGTGGGCAAGGCAGAGCCAGATATATTCGCCGAGCCGCTCGCGCGAGCGCGTGACCTTGAACTCGCCGTTCGCCTCGCAGCCGGCGCGGTCGCAGGGGCGCGCGACCTTCTTCGGTTCCACGCGCGGGCCGTCCGGCTTGATCCGGATGTCGGTCTTGAACTTTGCACTCTGCTTCGCGGCCATCTGGGAATTATGGGGCGCGGACGCGAAAAAACAAGAAAACGTATCGCTTGACTTAACGCCGCGGACGGCTGACACGCTTGAAGCATGACGATGGCCGACACAATCCGGCAAAAGCTGCAAGACGCCTTCGCGCCGGCAGAGCTGGTTGTCGATGACGACAGCCACAAGCATGCCGGCCATTCCGGCGCGCGCCCGGGCGGCGAGACGCATTACAGCGTGCGAATCGTGTCGCAGGCCTTCGAGGGTCTCTCGCGGGTGGAGCGCCAGCGCCGCGTCTACGCCGCGCTGGCCGAGGAACTGAAGCCCAACCGCGTCCACGCGCTCGCGCTGACCACGATCACCCCCGCGGAGATGTGGCAGGAGAAGTGAAAACAACCCTCCCGCTTGCGGGAGGGTCGAAAAATACGCCGCGCAGCGGCGGATTTTTCGGGGAGGGGACAGCCTCTCCATGGAAGCGCGATCTCACCACCGTCCCCTCCCCGAAAAATTGTTCGCTTCGCTCCAATTTTTCGACCCTCCCGCATGCGGGAGGGTTAAGAGGCCGGCGTTTCGGTTGCCGCCGCCACCGGCGGCGTCACGCGCAGCGCGGTGATCTGGTTCCGCTGCCGCCGCAGCACCTCGAACTCGTAGCCGAAGAACTTGAACCGCTGCCCCACATCGGGAATCGTCCGCGCCTCGTGGATCACCAGCCCGGCGATGGTCGTCGCCTCCTCGTCGGGCAGGTTCCAGTCGAGGTCGCGGTTCAGTTCGCGGATCGGCACCGTGCCGTCGACCAGGAACGAGCCGTCGGGCCGGCGGCGCACGTCGGGGCGGCCCTGCACCTCGTGCTCGTCGGGGATGTCGCCGAAGATCTCGCCCAGGATGTCCTCCAGCGTGATCAGGCCCTGCAGCGCGCCGTACTCGTCGACCACCAGCGCGAAATGCGACCGCTTCTCGCGGAACGCGTCGAGCTGTTCCTCCAGCATCGTGGTCTCCGGCACGAACCAGGGCGCCGTCGCCAGCGCCGCGACGTCGAGCATGGCGCGGTCGTGCTCCAGGATCGCGCGCACGATGTCCTTGGTGTGGACGATGCCGATGATGTTGTCCGGCTGCTCGCGCCACAAGGGCACGCGGGTATGGTTGGTCTCCAGGATCTCGTGCAGGATCTGCTGCGGCGGCAAATCGGCGTCGATCGTCGCCATGTTCTTGCGGTGGATCATCACGTCGCTGACGGTGAGCTCGCGAAGGTCGAGGATGCCGCCGATCATGTCGCGGTGCTCGCGCTCCACCGTGCCTTCCTTGTGGTGCAGGTCGACCGTGCCGCGGATCTCCTCATGCGCCTCGACGACGTCGTCCTCGTTCTCGCGCACGCCGAACAGCGCGAGCACCCGCCAGACGATGAACTGCACCGTGTTGACGACCGGCGCGAGCACGCCGACCACCAGGCGCACCGGCGTCGCCACGGCCAGCGCGAAGCGGTCGGTGCGGGCGATGGCGAGCGTCTTGGGCAGCACCTCGACGAAGAACAGGATCAGCACGGTCATGATCGCGGTGGCGATGATGACGGCGCGGTGGCCGAAGCTGTGCTCCAGCACCATCGTGGCGATCGACGAGGCCAGGATGTTGACGAAGGTGTTGCCGAGCAGGAGGGCCCCGACCATCCGCTCGCGGTTGTTGACGAGGCGGTTGACGTCGCGGGCGGCGCGGGAGCCTTCCTTTTCGAGCTGGTACATGCGCCCGCGCGACACCGCGGTTAGCGCGGTTTCCGACCCGGCGAAGAACGCGCCCAGCACCAAAAGGGCCAGGACGGGCGCGAAGGAGAGCAGAAGAACGGTATCCATGGGGAATCTCGCATCAACGGATGACAAGAATGTCATTCAAGGGGCAGGGGGGCCAGCGGCGTAAATCACCTCCCCGCAAGGGGAGGTGATTTAAGCGAGCATCGCCTTCACCGCCTCCAGCGGAACATCGCTCGTCACGAAGGCCTGCCCGATCCCGCGCAGCAGGATGAACGTCACCCGTCCGTCCTTGACCTTCTTGTCGTGCGCCATGTGCGCCAGCAGCGTCTCGACGGAAGGCCGCTCGCCCGGGATGTCCGCGATGGAGGAGGGCAGGCCCACCGCCTTCAGGTGCCGCACGAACCGCTCGGCGTCCTGCCCGCGGCATAGCCCGAGCGTCACCGACAGCCGGAACGCCAGCGCCATGCCGATGGCGACGCCTTCGCCATGCAGCAGCCGGTCCGAAAAGCCGGCCGCCGCCTCCAGCGCGTGGCCGAACGTATGGCCGAGATTGAGCAGCGCGCGGTCGCCGGTCTCGCGCTCGTCGCGCGCCACGATCTGCGCCTTCATCCGGCAGGAATGCGCCACCGCATGCACCATCGCGTCGCTGTCGCCGCCAAGCGCCTTGGCGCCGTTCGCCTCCAGCCATTCGAAGAACGCCGCGTCGCCCAGCGCGCCGTATTTCGCGACCTCGGCATAGCCGGCCAGCAATTCGCGCCGCGGCAGCGAAGCCAGCACGTCGGTATCGGCGATCACGATCCTCGGCTGATGGAACAGCCCGACGAGGTTCTTCCCCGCCGCCGTGTTGATCGCGGTCTTGCCGCCGACCGATGAGTCCACTTGCGCAAGAAGCGTCGTCGGAATTTGCGCGAAGGCGATGCCGCGCTTCAGCACGCCCGCCGCGAAGCCCGTCAGATCGCCGATCACCCCGCCGCCGAACGCGACGATGAGGCCGCCGCGATCCACGCCGGTATGCAGCAATTCGTTGGTCAGCCTTTCGAGGCCGGCGAAACTTTTCGTCCCTTCGCCCGGTTCCATCACGATCGGCCGCGCATCCAGTCCGGCATGGCCGAGCACGTCCAGCAGCATCGCCAGATGCATCTCCCCGACATGGCTGTCGGTGACGACCGGCAGAGGCCCGCGCGCCAACGGCTTCAGCAGCGCGCCGGCGCGGGCCAGCATCCCCGGCCCGATATGGATCGGATAGGACCGTTCGGCGAGGCTGACGTCGACGGTCTGGTTCATGCCGCCAGCGCCCCGGTTTCGCTCAGCAGGGCCACGATGCGTTCGACGGAGGCGGTGTGCGGCCCGTCCTCGCCGTCCAGCGTGTAATCCGCCAGGGCATAGATCGGCGACCGCTCCGCCAGCAGCCGTTCCAGGGTCGCGCGCGGATCGCCGCCCTGCAGCAGCGGCCGGCTGTCGCGCCGCCCGGTGCGGGCGAGCAGCACGTCGAGCGGCGCCTGCAGCCAGATGGTGACCGCGTCGTGCTTCAGCCGCTGGCGCGTCGTCGGGTCCATGAAGGCGCCGCCGCCGGTCGCCATCACATGCGGCGGCTCGGCCAGCAGCCGTGCGATGACCTTGCGCTCGCCGTCGCGGAAGGCCGGCTCGCCATAGCGGGCGAAGATCTGCGAGATCGAGCAGCCGGCGGCGTGTTCGATCTCGCTGTCGGCGTCCTTGAACGGCACGTTCAGTCGCGTGGCCAGGCGCCGGCCGATCGAGCTTTTGCCGGCGCCCATCATCCCCACCAGTGCCACGGTCCGCGTCAGTTTCATGGCTTCCGCTTACACGCCCTTGGCGTTTCCTGCCAGCAGGTCTTGCCTAACCGCCTGCAATTCCGCCACAAACCTCCAGGAGTTTGCCATGCGCAGCAATTACAGGGAGCCGTCGGGTTGGGGCTTGTGGATCGCGATCGGCGTCGGCGTGCTGGTCCTGCTGGCCGCTGTCGGGCTGGCGGTCTATGGCGGCCGGATCGAGCCGCAACGCCATCCGGTCGAACTCACCGTGCCCAATGACCAGTTGCCGCGCTAGCCTCGTTTTCGCCGCCGTCCTGGCGCTGGCGGTGAGCGCCGCCGCGGCCCAGGACCAGCCGCCGGCCGCCACCGGCGCGCCGACGCCGCTCGGTGGCCCCGCTCCGGTCACGACCGACACCCCGCCGCCGCCGGACGACCAGCCGCCCGCCGCCGACACCGCGCCGGTCGAGTACAAGCCGGGCATCCTCGGCAATCCGGCGCAATCCTCGGTGGTGCAGGGCGATCTCAGCGGCCTGGTCGACGGCCCGCCGGTCGGTACGCTGGACGAAGCCCATGGCGGGCTCGGCCAGTCCATGTGGGTCAATGCCCCGCGCGAGGCGATCGAGGATCTGCTCGGCCGCATCCCGTTCGTCAGCGCCGATCCCTTCGTGCGCGGCCTGTCGCGCCGGATCCTGCTGACCCCGTCCGACGCGCCGACCGGCGCCGCCAAACGCGCCCTCGTCACCATCCGCGTCGAGAAGCTGTTGCAGGGCGGCGCGATCGACGACGCCGGCACCATCGCCGCCTCGCTGCATCTCGACAACGACCCGGACTTCGCGCGCGTGCAGGCCGATGCCTTGCTCTATGCCGGCCGCGACAAGGATGTGTGCAGCGACCTGACCGCGACGCGGCAGACCGCGCCCGATCCGTTCTGGCTGGAGCTGCGGGTCTATTGCTTCGCGGCCGGCGGCGACACCGCCTCGGCCGAGCTGGCGCATGCGGCGCTGGACGGGACCGGCGTCAAGGACCCGGCCTTCGACAGCCTCGCCGCCGACGTGCTGACCGGCGCCAAGCGGCCGGTCGCCGCCATCGATCATCCGACATCGCTGCACATCTATCTGCTGCGCAAGGCAGGATTGGCCGTGACCAACGCCATCGCCGCCAAGCTCGGGACGGCGGCGAACGTCCTCGCCGCGCGCGAGGCGCGAAACCCGCCGGCCGACCGCCTCGCCGCGGCGGCGCGCATCGCGGCGACCGGCGCGCTGTCGAACGCCGAAATGCTCGCGATCCTCAATCTACAGGCGATCCCGGCGAAAGACCTCGCGCAGGCGCAGGCCAACGCCGCCAAGCTCACCTTCCTGCCGTCGCAGGGCCTTCTGCGCCGCGCCGCTCTTCTGGAATCGCGACCGCCGGTCAAGACCGATCTGCTGCTCGCGGCGCTGTCCGCCGGCGGCCATCCCGACCGGCTGCCGCAGACCGCCGCGCTCCAGGGCGATGTCGCGCTGTCGATCAAGCCGGACGCCACCGTGGCCAAGGGCCGCCCCCAGATCCCGCACGCCCTTGTCCTGAACGGCAAGATCGACGCCGCCTCGGCCTGGTTCGCCGGCGCCGCCGATGGCGACGACTTGCAGACGTTCCGGATTCTGGTCGATCTCGCCGCGCCGAATGCCACGCGGGACGCGGGGGCGCAGGCTGCCTATGGCTGGTTCGCGGCCAGCGCCGCGCCGCAGAAAAGTCCCGACGCGCAGGCCGCGCTGGCGCTGGGGCTGGCCGACGTGCTCGGCCGGTCGATGCCGCCGGCGGCGCGCTCGCTCGCCGCGAACCTGGAAGCCATGCACTGGCCGGGCACGCGGCCGGACGGCGACGAGATCCGCAAGCTGGAAGAGGCCGCCTCGCAGCCGGGCCGCAAGGGCGAGGTCGCGCTGCGCGTGCTCGACATCGTCGGCGTCAACGGCCCGGGCGATCTGCCGGCCGACGTGGTCATCGAATGCGCGCGCATCCTGGTGCAGGCGGGCCTGCCGAACGAGGCGCGGGCGCTCGGCGTCGAGGCGCTCGCCATGCAGGCGCCATGAAGGACCTGATCGAGGCCTTCCTCGACATGATGGGCGCCGAGCGCGGCGCGAGCATCAACACGATCGCCGCCTATCGCCGCGACCTGCTCGATTTCGCCGCCGCCGCCAGGGGCGCGCGCGACGCCAGCCGCGACGACATCAAGGCCTATCTCGCGCGGCTGTCGCAATCGGGCATCGCCGGCTCGACCCAGGCACGGCGGCTCTCCGCGCTGCGCCAGTTCTTCGCCTTCCTCTATTCCGAGGGCATCCGTAAGGACGACCCGACCGACGCCATCGACGCGCCGCGCCGCCAAAGGCCGCTGCCCAAGGTGCTGTCGCGCGAGGATCTCGACACGCTGATCGCCGCCGCGCGGACACAATCGGAGAAATCCGCCGAAGGCTTGCGGCTGCTCTGCGTGGTCGAGATGCTTTACGCCTCGGGCCTGCGCGTCTCCGAGCTCGCGACGCTGCCGCTTGCCACCGTGCGCAGCCGCGACGGCTTCCTGCTGGTGAAGGGCAAGGGCGGCAAGGAGCGCCTGGCGCCGCTCAACGATCACGCCCGCGATGCGATCAAGTCCTACATGGCCGTGCGCGAGGAATTCCTCCCCGCCGGCCTGCGCCGCGGCCATGCCGAGCGCTTTCTCTTTCCCTCGCGCTCCGCCGAGGGTCATCTGACGCGCCGCCGCCTGCACCAGATGCTGAAGGAGCTGGCGCTGAAGGCCAACATCGACCCCGACAAGCTCTCGCCGCACGTCCTGCGCCACGCCTTCGCGACCCATCTGGTGGAGGGCGGCGCCGATCTGCGCAGCGTGCAGACCCTGCTCGGCCATTCCGACATCGCGACGACGGAAATCTACACCCATGTCGCCAAGGACCGCCTGACGCAGGTGATGGAGAACGCCCACCCGCTTTCGCGGCGGCGCCATAAATCCTAGGTGTCATCGCCCGCGCATGCGGGCGACCCAGGTGACATTAAACCGCTCTTGCGGCGCCTGCTCGGATCGCAGCATCATCTTTGCTGTCGTAATTGCCTCAACTGGGTGGCCCGCATTCGCGGGCCATGACAGCGTGGGGATGGAGAGAAAACCCGTGTCCTTCACCACCATCGAACGCCTTGCGCCGGTGCGCATCTACCGCTCCAAGCTCTTCGTGCCGGGCTCCAAGACCGCCTTCTTCGAGAAGGCCGCCGCCGGCGCCGCCGACTGCGTCTGCCTCGACCTCGAGGACGCCGTCGCCCCCGCCGACAAGGACAAGGCGCGCGACAACGTCGTGGCCGCGCTCAACGATATCGACTGGAAGGGCAAGATCGTCACCGTGCGCATCAACGGCCTCGACACCGGCTGGTGCTACAAGGACGTGATCGCGCTGGTGGGGAAGGGCGGCGAGAAACTCGACGCCATCATGATCCCCAAGGTCGCGAACGCCAAGGACGTCTACGCCATCGACTGGCTGGTGACGCAGTGCTCCATGACCGCCGGGCGCAGGAAGAAGATCGGCCTCGAAGTCATCATCGAATCCGTCCTCGGCCTGACCAATATCGACGAGATCGCCGCATCGTCGAAACGGATGGAGACGCTGCATTTCGGCGCCGCCGACTACGCCGCCAGCCAGGGCATGCGCACCACCAATATCGGCGGCGGCAACGCCGACTACGTCATGCTCACCGACAAGGACGCGTCCGGCGCGCGCGCGCGGCACTGGAACGACCTGTGGTACTACCCGCTGTTCAAGCTGGTGCAGGCGGCCCGCGCCCACGGCCTCGTCGCCATCGACGGCCCGTTCGGCGACTACCAGGACCCGGACGGTTTCCGCGCCCAGGCCAACCGCACCGCGATTCTGGGCTGCGAAGGCAAATGGGCGATCCATCCCAGCCAGGTCGAGCTCTGCAACGAGATCTTCACGCCGCCCGAAAAGGAAGTCGCCCGCGCCCAGGCGATCCTGGATTCGATGAAGGACGCGCACAGCACGGGCTCGGGCGCCGCCTCGCTCGGCGGCGTCCTGATCGACGCCGCCTCGATCCGCCAGGCCGAAGTGATCGTCAAGCAGATGGCGATGATCAAGGAGAAATCCGCGAAGTCCTGACGCCGCCCGCCCGCCGCCGTTCTCGGCGCGAAGCCCGACAACCATTGCCGGCTGCGGGGCGTTACCAGGGTTAAGACGTCGGGCCCTCTGGATTTATGACCGCGATTGCGCATATCAGTGGGGTTGGCCGGAACGGAAATCCCCGTTTTCCGGCCTTTTCGCCCGCCGGGGCTCATTTTTCATCCGGACCCTAGCGAGAGACCATGCACGCCTATCTGGATTTCGAACGCCCCATCGCCGAGCTGGAGGGCAAGATCGTCGAGCTTCGCAAGCTCGCCGAGGAAGACCCGGCGATGCAGATCGACGCCGAGGTCGGCCGCCTGCAGACCCGCGCCGACGGCCTGATCAAGGACACCTACGCCAAGCTCACCGCCTGGCAGAAGGTCCAGGTCGCGCGCCATCCCGGCCGGCCGCACTTTTCCGATTACGCAAGGAGCCTGTTCGACGAATTCACCCCGCTCGCCGGCGACCGTTCCTTCGGCGACGACAACGCGATCGTCGCGGCGCTGGCGCGCTTTCGCGGCCGCGCGGTGGCGGTGCTCGGCCACGAGAAGGGCAACGACACCAAGACCCGCCTCAAGCACAATTTCGGCATGGCGATGCCGGAGGGCTACCGCAAGGCCGAGCGTGTCTTCGCGCTGGCCGATCGCTTCGGCCTGCCGGTGATCTCGTTGGTCGACACCGCCGGCGCCTTCAACGGCGTCGCGGCGGAGGAGCGCGGCCAGTCCGAGGCCATCGCGC
Above is a window of Rhizomicrobium sp. DNA encoding:
- a CDS encoding J domain-containing protein, which gives rise to MAAKQSAKFKTDIRIKPDGPRVEPKKVARPCDRAGCEANGEFKVTRSRERLGEYIWLCLAHAREHNESWDFFAGMDEKAIESFRNDAITGHRPTWPLGKRAARMQNPFGAFTVDDNYGQFEDDADSKPHIRRPERTLTRLQMQSLDTLQLAHSATLLEIKARYKELVKRFHPDANGGDRGAEERLKQVIKAYGVLRASGLT
- the cobS gene encoding cobaltochelatase subunit CobS encodes the protein MTEQQELDAAMMPDVDVDVKATFGIDTRMKIKGFKTTTSYVPDRDPAYRFDRETTLAILAGFAFNRRVMIQGYHGTGKSTHIEQVASRLNWPCIRINLDSHISRIDLIGKDAIVLKDGKQITEFREGLLPWCLQHPVALTFDEYDAGRPDVMFVIQRVLEVQGKLTLLDQNKVIRPHPAFRLFSTTNTIGLGDTTGLYHGTQQINQGQMDRWSIVTTLNYLSHDAEQEIVLAKVPSYAATPEKKKQIAAMVRVADMTRNAFINGDLSTVMSPRTVITWAENAEIFNDIGFAFRLTFLNKCDELERASVAEFYQRCFGEDLPESAAKVLVT
- a CDS encoding acetyl-CoA carboxylase carboxyltransferase subunit alpha; amino-acid sequence: MHAYLDFERPIAELEGKIVELRKLAEEDPAMQIDAEVGRLQTRADGLIKDTYAKLTAWQKVQVARHPGRPHFSDYARSLFDEFTPLAGDRSFGDDNAIVAALARFRGRAVAVLGHEKGNDTKTRLKHNFGMAMPEGYRKAERVFALADRFGLPVISLVDTAGAFNGVAAEERGQSEAIARSTQAGLEIRVPFVTVIIGEGGSGGALAIATANRVFMLEHSVYSVISPEGCASILWRKQDKTQEAAIAMRVTAQDCLNLKVIDAIIPEPVGGAHRAPDETILNVGEQIGRAIAEMDRVPGDQLRKERREKYLAMGRDLLV
- a CDS encoding BolA family protein, yielding MADTIRQKLQDAFAPAELVVDDDSHKHAGHSGARPGGETHYSVRIVSQAFEGLSRVERQRRVYAALAEELKPNRVHALALTTITPAEMWQEK
- a CDS encoding HlyC/CorC family transporter, with protein sequence MDTVLLLSFAPVLALLVLGAFFAGSETALTAVSRGRMYQLEKEGSRAARDVNRLVNNRERMVGALLLGNTFVNILASSIATMVLEHSFGHRAVIIATAIMTVLILFFVEVLPKTLAIARTDRFALAVATPVRLVVGVLAPVVNTVQFIVWRVLALFGVRENEDDVVEAHEEIRGTVDLHHKEGTVEREHRDMIGGILDLRELTVSDVMIHRKNMATIDADLPPQQILHEILETNHTRVPLWREQPDNIIGIVHTKDIVRAILEHDRAMLDVAALATAPWFVPETTMLEEQLDAFREKRSHFALVVDEYGALQGLITLEDILGEIFGDIPDEHEVQGRPDVRRRPDGSFLVDGTVPIRELNRDLDWNLPDEEATTIAGLVIHEARTIPDVGQRFKFFGYEFEVLRRQRNQITALRVTPPVAAATETPAS
- a CDS encoding CoA ester lyase, translated to MSFTTIERLAPVRIYRSKLFVPGSKTAFFEKAAAGAADCVCLDLEDAVAPADKDKARDNVVAALNDIDWKGKIVTVRINGLDTGWCYKDVIALVGKGGEKLDAIMIPKVANAKDVYAIDWLVTQCSMTAGRRKKIGLEVIIESVLGLTNIDEIAASSKRMETLHFGAADYAASQGMRTTNIGGGNADYVMLTDKDASGARARHWNDLWYYPLFKLVQAARAHGLVAIDGPFGDYQDPDGFRAQANRTAILGCEGKWAIHPSQVELCNEIFTPPEKEVARAQAILDSMKDAHSTGSGAASLGGVLIDAASIRQAEVIVKQMAMIKEKSAKS
- the cobT gene encoding cobaltochelatase subunit CobT, producing the protein MSKPENPSEPFKRAVTASVRALSGEPEMEVTFSAEPPALRGLKARLPLPSRNLPPNEVAIVRGAGDAYALRRAHHVDKIHDQFRPQSADAAAVFEAAEQARVEAIGSLAMKGVANNLTAQLEQRLVQRGLGKARVRADANIADVVGLMVREKLTGEKPPEVLKNAVELWRPFIEEHAGKDLARLENSLRDQAQFAKLTRTILKDLKLSDEFDADESSDDTGEGENAENQEQEGEEQDSDAQTETAEADMQESEGEESEDSSAEMRAEQTDEMSDAAEPEDGMKPQRPEQPFAHKDDWGYKVHTFQFDEEVEADELCDAEELSRLRNFLDQQLQAMSGVVSRLANKLQRLLMAQQNRTWEFDIEEGMLDTSRLPRIIIDPMYPLSFKREKDMTFRDTVVTLLLDNSGSMRGRPIMVAAMCADILARTLERCAVKTEILGFTTRAWKGGQSREKWIADGKPPHPGRLNDLRHIIYKAADEPWRRARKNLGLMMREGLLKENIDGEALMWAHNRIVGRPEQRKILMVISDGAPVDDSTLSVNAGNYLERHLRRVIEEIEEKSDVELTAIGIGHDVTRYYRKAVTIVDAEQLGGAMTEQLIGLFKEEKGHEGHIRAPRGLAKRTPRHVAH
- the aroB gene encoding 3-dehydroquinate synthase; protein product: MNQTVDVSLAERSYPIHIGPGMLARAGALLKPLARGPLPVVTDSHVGEMHLAMLLDVLGHAGLDARPIVMEPGEGTKSFAGLERLTNELLHTGVDRGGLIVAFGGGVIGDLTGFAAGVLKRGIAFAQIPTTLLAQVDSSVGGKTAINTAAGKNLVGLFHQPRIVIADTDVLASLPRRELLAGYAEVAKYGALGDAAFFEWLEANGAKALGGDSDAMVHAVAHSCRMKAQIVARDERETGDRALLNLGHTFGHALEAAAGFSDRLLHGEGVAIGMALAFRLSVTLGLCRGQDAERFVRHLKAVGLPSSIADIPGERPSVETLLAHMAHDKKVKDGRVTFILLRGIGQAFVTSDVPLEAVKAMLA
- a CDS encoding shikimate kinase; translated protein: MKLTRTVALVGMMGAGKSSIGRRLATRLNVPFKDADSEIEHAAGCSISQIFARYGEPAFRDGERKVIARLLAEPPHVMATGGGAFMDPTTRQRLKHDAVTIWLQAPLDVLLARTGRRDSRPLLQGGDPRATLERLLAERSPIYALADYTLDGEDGPHTASVERIVALLSETGALAA
- a CDS encoding site-specific tyrosine recombinase XerD — its product is MKDLIEAFLDMMGAERGASINTIAAYRRDLLDFAAAARGARDASRDDIKAYLARLSQSGIAGSTQARRLSALRQFFAFLYSEGIRKDDPTDAIDAPRRQRPLPKVLSREDLDTLIAAARTQSEKSAEGLRLLCVVEMLYASGLRVSELATLPLATVRSRDGFLLVKGKGGKERLAPLNDHARDAIKSYMAVREEFLPAGLRRGHAERFLFPSRSAEGHLTRRRLHQMLKELALKANIDPDKLSPHVLRHAFATHLVEGGADLRSVQTLLGHSDIATTEIYTHVAKDRLTQVMENAHPLSRRRHKS